One Zeugodacus cucurbitae isolate PBARC_wt_2022May chromosome 3, idZeuCucr1.2, whole genome shotgun sequence genomic region harbors:
- the LOC105209704 gene encoding TATA-box-binding protein, translated as MDQMLSPGFSIPSISATPLHQMDADQQIVPNPVYHPAADTHDLNHMGMPSLMNSGNSPATVNSSNMLGSSHPTLPTAHKQMQSFQSSSSLMTNGGTPQSLMQPQTPQSLMSPMVPMSERAENLSNIHQTMGPATPMTPMTPGSADPGIVPQLQNIVSTVNLCCKLDLKKIALHARNAEYNPKRFAAVIMRIREPRTTALIFSSGKMVCTGAKSEDDSRLAARKYARIIQKLGFQAKFRDFKIQNMVGSCDVKFPIRLEGLVLTHCNFSSYEPELFPGLIYRMVRPRIVLLIFVSGKVVLTGAKVRQEIYEAFDKIFPILKKFKKQS; from the exons ATGGATCAAATGCTGAGTCCGGGGTTTTCCATTCCCAGCATTTCTGCAACACCGCTTCACCAAATGGATGCAGATCAACAGATTGTACCTAATCCTGTTTATCACCCTGCCGCGGATACGCATGACTTAAATCACATGGGAATGCCTTCTTTAATGAATAGTGGAAACTCACCGGCAACTGTAAATAGCTCTAATATGCTTGGCAGTTCGCATCCCACTTTGCCCACGGCGCATAAACAAATGCAATCGTTTCAAAGTTCCAGTTCTCTAATGACAAATGGTGGGACGCCACAAAGTTTAATGCAACCCCAAACACCC CAAAGTTTGATGTCACCAATGGTACCGATGAGTGAACGAGCGGAAAATCTTAGTAATATACATCAAACAATGGGCCCTGCCACTCCTATGACACCAATGACACCTGGTTCCGCTGACCCCGGAATTGTTCCCCAACTACA GAACATAGTTTCAACAGTGAATTTGTGTTGTAAATtggatttgaaaaaaatagcGCTGCATGCACGTAATGCAGAGTATAATCCCAAGCGTTTTGCCGCGGTTATTATGCGAATTCGTGAGCCACGTACAACAGCACTAATTTTCTCCTCGGGCAAAATGGTATGTACCGGTGCAAAGAGTGAGGATGACTCTAGATTGGCAGCAAGAAAGTATGCACGAATCATTCAAAAATTAGGATTTCAG GCTAAATTTCGTGATTTCAAAATCCAAAACATGGTCGGATCATGTGATGTGAAGTTTCCTATACGTCTGGAAGGTCTTGTACTTACCCATTGCAATTTCAGTTCTTATGAACCGGAGTTATTTCCCGGTCTAATTTATCGAATGGTTCGACCTCGTATTGTGCTGCTAATTTTCGTGTCCGGTAAAGTGGTGCTGACTGGTGCAAAAGTACGACAGGAAATCTATGAAGCGTTTGACAAGATATTCCCTATTCTAAAGAAGTTCAAAAAGCAATCTTAA
- the LOC105209707 gene encoding probable cGMP 3',5'-cyclic phosphodiesterase subunit delta: MGSEDTDISSGDRIQKGFQINYMILRDADSGKVIWQENKDFSSPDVEHEARVPIKILDLRAVSREINFSTVEPMENFRLDQKVLFKGRIMEEWFFEMGWVGANTTNTWQSTIEAAPESQMMPAKVLNGNVTIQTSFYDNDTLITKSIVRLYYI, from the coding sequence ATGGGCTCCGAAGATACAGATATAAGTTCTGGAGATAGAATCCAAAAAGGTttccaaataaattatatgattCTCCGCGATGCGGATTCTGGAAAAGTAATTTGGCAAGAGAACAAGGATTTCTCTTCACCAGATGTGGAACATGAAGCGCGTGTACCTATCAAAATATTGGATTTACGAGCCGTGTCCCGTGAAATCAACTTCAGCACCGTTGAACCAATGGAAAATTTTCGACTCGATCAAAAGGTGCTCTTCAAAGGACGCATAATGGAAGAATGGTTTTTCGAAATGGGTTGGGTAGGAGCAAACACTACAAATACTTGGCAATCGACAATTGAAGCTGCCCCTGAGTCCCAGATGATGCCAGCCAAGGTCTTAAATGGTAATGTCACAATCCAAACAAGTTTCTATGACAACGACACACTTATCACCAAATCAATAGTGCGCCTATACTAcatttaa